A region of Vigna radiata var. radiata cultivar VC1973A chromosome 10, Vradiata_ver6, whole genome shotgun sequence DNA encodes the following proteins:
- the LOC106775502 gene encoding septum-promoting GTP-binding protein 1, which translates to MAKIIGKSRRRTTQVCHRMVHHVNLNCNMFHTVSFLGRFIWDRIFLCCLGRPSPAPYLRLPLRSPPSTATVHGASSLHGHPITTPCDSDSDLVNLKISLLGDCHIGKTSFVIKYVGDEQEKRSLQMKGLNLMDKTLSVEGARISFSIWDVAGDTGSLHQIPMACKDSVAILIMFDLTNRCTLNSVVGWYSKARKWNQTAIPILIGTKFDDFVRLPPDVQWTIVTQARAYARAMKATLFFSSATHNINVNKIFKFIMAKLFNLPWKLERNLTLGEPTIDF; encoded by the exons ATGGCCAAAATCATTGGCAAGAGCAGAAGAAGAACAACTCAAGTATGTCACAGAATGGTTCATCATGTCAACCTTAACTGCAACATGTTTCATACGGTGTCCTTTCTTGGTCGTTTCATCTGGGACAGGATCTTTCTCTGCTGTCTTGGAAGACCTTCACCTGCCCCTTACCTCAGACTGCCCCTCCGTAGCCCCCCTTCCACGGCCACCGTGCACGGTGCCTCCTCCCTGCATGGACACCCCATTACCACCCCATGTGACTCTGACTCTGATCTGGTCAACCTCAAGATCAGTTTGCTTGGTGATTGCCATATTGGAAAAACCAGTTTTGTG ATAAAGTATGTGGGGGATGAGCAAGAAAAGAGGAGCTTGCAGATGAAGGGACTTAATCTGATGGACAAAACATTATCAGTTGAAGGAGCTAGAATTTCTTTTAGCATTTGGGATGTTGCAG GTGACACAGGTTCTCTTCATCAAATTCCAATGGCTTGCAAAGATTCAGTTGCAATTTTGATCATGTTTGATCTCACCAATCGTTGTACACTGAACAG TGTTGTGGGGTGGTACAGTAAGGCAAGAAAGTGGAACCAG ACTGCAATTCCCATTCTGATAGGAACCAAATTTGATGACTTTGTTAGACTTCCTCCTGATGTGCAATGGACAATTGTAACACAG GCAAGGGCATATGCAAGGGCAATGAAAGCTACGCTTTTTTTCTCAAGTGCAACCCACAATATAAATGTGAACAAAATCTTCAAGTTTATCATGGCCAAACTCTTTAATTTGCCATGGAAACTGGAACGAAATCTGACACTAGGAGAGCCCACTATTGACTTTTGA
- the LOC106774662 gene encoding uncharacterized protein LOC106774662, whose protein sequence is MRAIIPENKVLPPMERYEGLTDPIKHLRSFVDAMAVYSSDELVWCRVFSLSLKGEALDWFHSLLPRSIDGFATLRQLFSQQYVSNRTPGVTYTTLVRMRQGREESLKTFMDRFNRTAQQVRNADQRMIVSALTTALQPGPFVDYLYAEEPQTMDELQNRLASFIRVEEGRSHQRGREEGESTSRIEKERRGEKRPFGRVEQGSSFRGEGRFKIPQYIHYTPLNAPRTKVMEEADESKYCRYHQNRGHTTEDCKTLKDKLESLVQQGHLRQFVRRGGSSGNSDVVTNTPHQRQKHEGGSRRSQSKSRDRTVRGVINTISGGFAGEGPTVAARKRHLRSLHHVNRAGITKKSMPVISFSDVDFHASDPEQDDPMVITAMIARYQVGKILVDQGSSANILYWKTF, encoded by the coding sequence ATGAGGGCTATCATACCAGAAAATAAGGTATTACCACCAATGGAAAGGTATGAAGGTTTGACTGATCCGATTAAACATCTTCGTTCCTTTGTTGATGCTATGGCGGTCTACTCTTCGGATGAATTAGTATGGTGCAGGGTCTTTTCCTTGTCGTTGAAGGGGGAAGCATTGGATTGGTTCCACTCGTTATTACCACGTTCTATAGACGGATTTGCTACGTTGAGGCAACTCTTTAGTCAGCAATATGTGTCAAATCGAACCCCGGGAGTGACATACACTACTCTCGTAAGGATGAGGCAGGGAAGGGAGGAATCTCTCAAGACGTTTATGGATCGATTTAACCGAACTGCTCAGCAGGTGCGGAATGCGGATCAGAGGATGATCGTGAGTGCTTTGACAACCGCTTTACAACCAGGACCTTTTGTAGATTACTTGTATGCAGAAGAACCACAAACTATGGATGAGTTACAAAATCGTTTGGCCAGTTTTATCCGTGTTGAGGAGGGAAGATCGCATCAAAGGGGGAGAGAAGAGGGAGAATCCACGAGTAGGATCGAGAAGGAGAGGAGGGGAGAAAAGCGACCGTTCGGGAGAGTTGAACAGGGAAGCAGTTTCAGGGGAGAGGGTCGGTTTAAGATACCCCAATACATTCATTATACACCGTTGAATGCTCCTCGAACTAAAGTAATGGAGGAGGCAGATGAAAGCAAATACTGTCGCTATCACCAGAATAGGGGGCACACAACGGAAGATTGCAAGACTCTTAAGGATAAGTTGGAGAGCCTAGTGCAACAGGGTCATTTACGACAGTTTGTTCGGAGAGGAGGGTCTTCCGGAAATAGTGATGTTGTAACGAATACGCCCCATCAGAGGCAAAAACATGAAGGGGGAAGTCGTCGCAGCCAGAGTAAGAGCAGAGACCGAACGGTGAGGGGGGTGATCAATACCATCTCTGGAGGGTTTGCTGGTGAGGGGCCAACGGTGGCAGCGCGCAAGAGACATTTAAGAAGTCTGCACCATGTTAATCGAGCAGGAATTACGAAGAAGTCAATGCCCGTTATCTCATTCTCCGATGTTGATTTTCACGCCTCCGATCCCGAACAAGACGACCCAATGGTGATTACGGCGATGATTGCTCGGTACCAAGTAGGGAAAATATTAGTCGATCAAGGAAGTTCAGCCAACATCTTGTATTGGAAAACATTCTAA